Within Nematostella vectensis chromosome 1, jaNemVect1.1, whole genome shotgun sequence, the genomic segment TTTCTCAACTATACATATTTTGAACGATACTTTTTCCTAGAGAGCAAATGGCATCAACGATTGAACATGACAAGTTATTTATGCATTTTGGTTCATCTTGACCCCCTGCTGTCTTTCGAAATACTATTAATCTGCTTATCATCGAAGTTCTTTTAGAAAAAACTTATAAGAAAAGGTCGTATTCTCTGTATCTTGCACTTGTGAAGAAAATACCAATACAACCACCTAAAACTAACTTAAGCTAATTTCATATCGCATTGTGGTACGTTCGATAGTTTCGCCCAGCCAACTCTTTGATTATAACATAAACATATACATAAACATAAACGCAATAGAATCACTCATTATTCTATATTCTTACTTAAACGATGGGGCCCTATCGTATTGCTACCTCATACTAGACTATTTGATTTCGtgtcttacaaaaaaaacgttaaacaCACCAAGTTTGAAGCATGGTTGTCATCGCAACATGATGATTAGAGCAGCAAATGAAGGTCGTAATATAATATCTAATTCTGTGTAAATGTGAAAGCACGGTTCTCTTTGTCATCAAAGATGACAAAGTTTTACAAGCCCTTTTGACTAGCCCGTGTATCTGTATTACTATTCACAGATTAACATGTTAAATTTGGTCCAAATTATTCAATTGACTCCAGCCATTAGAACGGGCTTTTTCTTAACGCagaatttttgctttttgttaaGTGAATTTTGTTGCATGAAATATAACGAGAAAAAACAAAGCAGGCTTACCTTTGGCCAATAAGAGAAATGGCGGAACAAGTAGAAGAGCCAAGATCCATAAACTCTATCGTACAATAACAATGAGCAAGGCCAAAACTCAGCTCAAAATTACTGaagcgaaaaaaataaatactcaCTCgactaaggctaagttcaaacgtcgtattatccatgagccgcattcaatgcaaatgcatgcaaaagaatcaagtcgattgtttccgGCCCGTACCAAGGAATTTTCttgggtggggggtgggggacgaAACCCaaaaaaaagtggacctaatttttccggggaggagggggagggatttctctgataaaaatcttaccacctccgaaagaacaaaaaggctgcctttgcagtatctccacgtgacgtttattgtcggatttggccaCATACCAGCGTGATCTAGGTAATGATTTTTAGTTTCGTCTAcgaatagcacgtctattgagcaCCGGAAGTGTACTTTTGGCCgtcgtgtgtgtgtgtgtttgtgtgtgtgtgtgtgtgtgggggggggggggggggggggggggggggggggggggggaaggacGGGCTTGCGTTTGATCTTTGATCTGATTTGCGTTTCACAGCGCAGAGGTCCCCGTTCTCAACAAACCGTGAGCCATAAGGCGTACATCGcctttatcattattttattctttatgCTTTACACGTGCTTCTATTAGTTTATGTGAAATTATGATCTTTTAAGCACAAAGTAGCCAACAGTCTGACATCATCATTTTGACAGAACTAAGTATTCTTTCTCCACCATTACCCGTGTTTGATACAGCTTTTTGCTTGGTGCCACTAAGAAACAACATTGGTTAGCGGGAAGGAGTTTTAGAGGATTATATGTGGCAGGTAAGGTAATCAAGGTAAAGCAGGTAATCAAGTGGCATTATATGCGATCCTCCATGGTTTTATCCTAAGTGAGCAGACAAATTTTTGACATAAGGTCTTCAATTTAAATTCTAACTGCCTTATACGAAGTCACGTGCTACTTTCACGTCCTCATTGCTGTTGTCCTATGGTTCACAAGACTAAAGGTAAAACTCGTTGTTATATCAAAAGTGCCCTAATAAGGCGGCCAAACTCCAACGTTACTTTAAAACATTACTGGGAGCCCATCTCGCCCATAAGATAGgccgtgtcatcatctaccgGACGGTATCCGGACGCTCTTGTCCGGTATTTATGGGCCCACCAAGCGATGACGGCAACACCGAGTACACATGCGATGACCCCAAGGGACACCACCCCGTAGCTGATACGTTTGGGAGATTCTCCCTTCTTCTTATGGCTTGCTGCTCCCTCAACAGACTGATAAAGAAAGACGGTGTTTAGGCTCCAGCATTGACTAGAGAGGCGTGGAGgagatggggagggggggacacGGATGCAGACTTACAGCGTAAGAGTGTGCGTAATTATGGTGAAGGATGcattaaggggggggggggggtagactgACAACGGAGGGGGAGGTAAGTAATGAGATGCAGCAGGATGTAACGATACTGTGCATGGGTGAGAGGGGACGGGGTGGCTGCGACTCGAGTAGGAGGATTCTTGTGCGCACTGAAGCTTGTCTTTGCCAAGTTGGTCGACTAGTCTATGTCTGATTCCCGCATCCTTATTTGCTTACTTTATAACACTGTCAATGTAGCCATACTAACGCGAGTCGCACCGTAAAACTCTCTTCACTGTGCAAAACAAAACTGGGGTTTGTTGAATCCTCCAAACCCACTCTACCTATAAGGACATGACTTACCGAGTCTTGGGGCACGGCAGGCTCTCCCCCCGCTAACTTCCGCTCTTCACCGCTATCAGCAAAATGCTTTTGCTCAAAAATTCCTAGAACTGGGGGCTCCGTAGGCTCTGTAGGCTCTAGCGGTTCGGTCGGCTCTGGAGGTGGCTGTCGAGTAGTTGGAGAAACAGTAGTTGGTTTTGTCGACGGAGTTGGAAGAGTGGCTGTCGTTTGTTGGGTTGTGGTTGGCTGTTTTGTTGACGGAAGAGTGGCTGTCGTTTGTTGGGTTGTGGTTGGCTGTTTTGTTGACGGAAAAGTGGTTGTCGTTAGTTGGGGTGTGGTTGGCTGTTTTGTTGACGGAAGGGTGGTTGTCGTTTGTTGGGTTGTGGTTGGCTGTTTTGTTGACGGAAGGGTGGTTGTCGTTTGTTGGGTTGTGGTTGGCTGTTTTGTTGACGGAATGGTGGTTGTCGTTTGTTGGGTTGTGGTTGGCTGTTTTGTTGACGGAAGGGTGGTTGTCGTTTGTTGGTTAGTTGTTGGCTGCCTTGTTGACGGAAGATTAGTTGTCGTTTGTTGGGTTGTAGGCTGTTTTGTCGTAGTTAGCGCTGTGCTCGGCTGTTTCGTTGAAGGGGAGGCAACACCAGAGGTAGAATGATGTTCTGTGCTATGTTGCATTGGCAATGAGGGTCCTGAAACCTGCGTTGCTGTGCTTGGCTGCCTAGATGTCGCCTCAGTGTTTATACTTGAAGTCGCGGTTTCTCTTGTTGATGTACGCCCTTCAGTTGAAGAGCCCCTTGGTGCAGCTGTGCTTGTTTGTGCAATTGTGGATGCAGTGCTGGTTGTTTCTTCTGATGTTGGCTGTACTGTAAAAGGCATGCTATTTGCTGTCGAAGGTACGCTTGTAGCCTGTCCTGTTGACGCCGGAGTGCTTAATTCGGGCGCTGAGGATGGCATACACATTTATACATTGAGTAGTTGGTATTTACAGTGGAGACAGACACCCTCCTGACatacctttgttattgcttaCAATTAAAAATGCAACCATTTATAGCTGACATACAACTTGAAAACAATTACCGTAATTGCTCGAATAAGCGCGTTCTTTTAATGTGCCGCGCCAAGTTCAAATACATGCAAAACCAAGTCGTTGTATTTCTATTGGAACGGTCAATAATAAAACGGCGTTTGACCTTGAATAACTTTTCTGACAAAATTGCATCATAAGAAGAGCGAGCAAACCCCTCAAATATGCATATTGGGACAGGTTCTCACCAGTCTTCTTGACGCAGGACTCGTTTCTATGATCGTGAGTATAGTGGCAAGCGTCGTTACAGTAGTCAGCCTAGAGGTACAAAACACACCAAAGACAGAAATTAATCATCGGATGCCAAAGGCGAAGATGCCAAAGGCGAAGAAAGGGAAAGAGAGCCTTGAAAACAAGTCTCGTGGAAAACAAGAAAGTGTGCAGATTACATGTAGTGTTCTATAAACAACAGTGCGTTTGCTAAACCATCAATTGCGCATGACATTTGCGCATGACATCATGTCATGTGTAGCCACGATACTGGTAGAGATTCTATGGTTCTCTCAATATCGAACGCATGGCCAAGAGAACCATAAATGGAGTTCAGCTTAATAGCTTTGgtttcttttttagaaaacataGGACGTGGCTCCTTTAGGGATTGGTGcaggatatatatatatatatttggtgcaggatatatatattatatattttgcaggatcttttttaaaaatcatccACCTCACCCCCTCAAATGTCAAATGGTCTGCACCTTAGCAGCAAAACGATGTGAATGCAAAATATTATGCTTGAAGCATAATATTGAGAAACTCTTAAATAGGTTAAGgttttaagaaaacaaaaaaacctaCGATGATTCTATTATTGTACGTCCCTCCATCAACGTAGCATGCCTCGGGCCCAGTCCAACCCCACCAGCACAGGCAGCGACCATCGCTGAGGCATTTGCCGTGATACACACCTAGCAACAACATTAAGGGGCTTTAGAATTAGGCTATACAACACTTAGTCATACATATGTCCTTTCAAGTCCGTGAACCCGTATGTTGCGGGTGTTAGAAACGCCCCTGAGTAACATTGTTAGCAAGATAtatcaagaaaacaaaaggaaCGCGTTCAGGAGTTCAGGATTACCTTATCGCCctactaaaaaaaatccccaaAAATGAGGGtagtagggggagggggtggaggtTGGGGGGGGACTGTCTAGGCTTCTACTTAAAATAATGACAGACCACGTGGTGTTAACGTGAATCACTCACCAGCGCCACACTGCTTATCGCAAGGGATGCTGGGCGTGGAGTTCGATGGCACGCTACAGGTCTTGGGTACAGGGATCCTAGCGCACGAGGCGTTCACGTGATCATGTGTGTAATGACAAGGCTCGTTACAATACAGCGCCTTAACAAACAATAAGCCATTAGTTGATGTGCTCTTTCTAAACAACAGATAACTTGCACAAAGCAGGTAATCAAGGTGATCATGTGACTGGTGGCAAACTCGCGTTTGTACTCTAAGCTTTTGGTGGTATAGTGCCAGAGGCAATAACACAAGTAATATAAATATATGACCATCATCCACGTCGATTATCACGGAGTGTGCTGTCtttaaaaaacatacaaaaacaAAGATGAGGGggttgaaaaaacaaaaagacagtTTACTGAAATTTGCCCTAAAGATCTCCCACTGGTCATGCACTATAAGGCTTTTTCAGGAGGATACAAATGTCCAAAAATATCTACCTCAATCCTATTTGTCaggcttcctgtggtgatgTACGTTGCGTTAGGCCCAGTCCATCCCCACCAACAGAGACACAGGCCATCTGGCCGACATGTACCCTGACCAAATCGTGTGCAGCGTGGATCACATTCTGTTTATTAACGCAACGTGAGCAATGGAAAAATAGAGTTGCAAGGGCCTGCCTTTTAAAACATTGGGGATACGTTATCATTCCGTCGGAAACACGAGAAGAGTAACTCACTCAATTGCTCGAATAAGCGAGGAGGGGCAGGCGAGGCGTTcattcggggggggggggggggggcacaactCAAAATCCGTTTTATCcgttttttgtttattgataAAAGTGGTTTCAGTTTTCTTAACAATATGAATTTCTCTCATTTAACCATAGCACAACAAGCTTTCAATGATTAAATGTTGTGGCGGGCAGTACTGTCAGTTTTTGTTAAACTTTCCTTCTAACGCACAGTGCCCCTTGTCATCGGAGTCTTTAAAGTGCAACACTTTTAGGTGAGCCGCTTAAATCATCATTTTTCCCTGTTAGGTGAGGCGCTTAAATCATCATTTTTCCCTGTTAGGTGAGCCGCTTAAATCATCATTTTTCCCTGTTAGGTGAGGcgcttatttatattttcctcAGGTGAGGCGATTATTCGGGGGATGGGCTTTTTCTAGCAGTTAGAAAAGTACTTTTCTAGCTGGCCACTTACGTTTCTGTACTTTTGTAGGCTGTGTTGATGATGCTGTTGACCCTGTATGTGGTGTAGTAGAAGCAACTCCAGGTGTACTTGAAGGTGCTGTCGAAGTTGTCATGGCTGCAATAAGGGACTTGCTTTTAAAACTCTATCTACATACAATTACAGTAGGAATACATGTCTGTAACTAGAAAATCAGGCGGGAAAGCCCAAGTCATTCCCACTTTTTGTTAGGCAAAAAGTCTACACAAtcttctgggttgtagaacaaGAGGTTACACTCCCTCCCACTAGATACTGTCCTGTCAATAGATCGGACGGTGATTGCGGGCTTACTTCCATATTCTGTTGATTAGTAGTCCTGATACGCACACAAATGGGGTCATTCCACGGCATATCGATCAAAATTCACAAGATGTAACAAGAAGGTAAGAGTCATGTTCACACACTTTTGGACTgttctgcgcatgcgccgaCCGACAGCACGCGAATAATAACGTTTTGGGTAACGCACAAAAAAGCGGTTACACtgattgaatatttttttctaaaaaaatcttcggccgactttttttttgttaatagCGAAAATAAAATGCCAGCTCGATCGCAAAATATCCATCAGTACACGACTGGTACAAAATCGTGTTTTGCTCAAAGGTAAATCCGAAAGATCCAAGTCCAATACAGACAGTTTGTACTAAGGCAATGCCTCTCTGCTCATGTGAAGGGATGATTCCCCTTTCGTTGGTAGCTAAGAATTGAAGACGATTAATTTTATGTATTGGATAGAAAAAGTTTTTAGGTGGATCTAGTACCTATTACAAGAGCTGAGGATGAAAATGAGGATGAAGCATTTAACAGCTTGGAACAATATGGCGGACCAGTTGCTATCATAGCcagttttttgtttgtaataaAACAGCGCGGCGGTCAggcttacaaaaaaaaataacaactttTTGTAGTAATATGCACGTGCGCGATAGAATAAGGGACCTCATTCAGGAGACAAAAGCGGAAGGCGGCTAAATGTGATTGGTGTTCAGTATGATGACATCACCATGCTACCATGGCTAAATACCAATTCCCAAGAGACTCAGGCGTAGGAAAGACCCCGATATTTCTCACTCTtcatctcagcgagctgtgcgtggcgtaaccaactaagacagggctgggatcctggttattgcctccccattaatgcacgggtacctcaggttcctttgtgttgttaCATTTTCCATGTAACACTACGGAAATGCTCGTAGTATTAGGCCAATGctcctatttttttatatgtttcAAATAACCTGAGAACAAGCGTCTCTGTGACCAAAGGACGCGCAAAAAAATGTGTGTGCGCATTTTTTGTAAGGATTTATTCCATAATCGTTGGAAAAACGCGTTAGAGGagtgaaataaatatttatgccAAACGTGTTCTGTGATTAGTACAGAAATAGTTGCATGGCAGAAAAGATATGTATGTACCCTAATACTTcaatttttacaaaaatatagCATACACCCAGGGGACAGGAAGGCAGCGAGTGATTCCAGATTTTCCATTTACGCCTCAATCCTCTTCCAATAACAGGGGGATTTGGAGATTCTTTGTTGATGCGGTCCTTCAGTGCCGATTATACGAAAATCATTCAAACTTGAAGAGCCCATGTTGATATGCATCATGGAATGACCCAATTACAACAAATACTCGAAGCTTTTTACTGATAAAAGGACAAAAAGCAATAAAATTAGAGCTCAGTGAAAAACCTTTGAATGTGGCACATCTAGCATTTCTATAATCATGGGTGTAGTGGCATGCTTTCCCACAGAAGTCAGCCTGAAACAAAACGAAAACTATAAGTGACTGACTCATTTGCTGCTGTGCTGTGTCCCCCTGGCCATCCCCCCTCTGGCCCTTCCCTAGGGCCAACCATGGTGTGATATTCCACCTCTGGCCCCTCCCTAGGGCCAATCATGGTGTGATATTCCCCCTCTGGCCCCTCCCTAGGGCCAACCATGGTGTGATATTCCACCTCTGGCCCCTCCCTAGGGCCAACCATGGTGTGATATTCCACTTCTGGCCAATCCCTAGGTCCAACCATGGTGTGATATTCTCCCTCTGGCCCCTCCCTAGGGCCAACCATGGTGTGATATTCCCCCTCTGGCCCCTCCCTAGGGCCAACCATGGTGTGATATTCCCCCTCTGGCCCCTCCCTAGGGCCAATCATGGTGTGATATTCCACCTCTGGCCCTTCCCTAGGGCCAACCATGGTGTGATATTCCCCCTCTGGCCCCTCCCTAGGGCCAACCATGGTGTGATATTCCCCCTCTGGCCCCTCCCCTAGGGCCAACCATGGTGTGATATTCCACCTCTGGCCCCTCCCTAGGGCCAACCATGGTGTGATATTCCCCCTCTGGCTCCTCCCTAGGGCCAACCATGGTGTGATATTCCACCTCTGGCCCCTCCCTAGGGCGAACCATGGTGTGATATTCCACCTCCGGCCCCTCCCTAGGGCCAATCATGGTGTGATATTCCCCCTCTGGCCCTTCCCTAGGGCCAACCATGGTGTGATATTCCCCCTCTGGCCCCTCCCTAGGGCCAACCATGGTGTGATATTCCCCCTCTGGCCCCTCCCTAGGGCCAACCATGGTGTGATATTCCACCTCTGGCCCCTCCCTAGGGCCAACAATGGTGTGATATTCCCCCTCTGGCCCCTCCCTAGGGCCAACCATGGTATGATATTCCACCTCTGGCCCCTCCCTAGGGCCAACCATGGTGTGATATTCCACCTCTGGCCCCTCCCTAGGGCCAACCATGGTGTGATATTCCCCCTCTGGCCCCTCCCAAGGACTAGCCATGGTGCTCATTTGGTGGAAAGTCTCAGAAGCTTCGCTGAGTTAACTGATAAGAATTGTGTTTCTAAGGGCTACTCAAACCACACCTACTAATTCAATAATGATAAGGGGTACTCTAATCACACCTACTAATTCAATAATGATAAGGGGTACTCTAATCACACCTACTAATTCAATAATGATAAGGGATACTCTAATAACACCTACTAATTCAATCATGAAGCACATTTTATTCTGTTATTTTAGGGTACTTATTATATTGCCCCTTTTATGGTGGAGTTATGTTAATGATGGAGTTATGTTTATGGTGGAGTTATGTTTATGGTGGAGTTTATGGTGGAGTTATGTTAATGTTATGTTCATACCAGTATCCTGTTGTTATACACTCCACCATTAACATAACAGGAGTTGGGTCCAGTCCAACCCCA encodes:
- the LOC5509816 gene encoding protein draper isoform X2, whose translation is MKRAVYSLVLLALFVNYSFAVICSHFCGLNSSKCLANGRCLCYWGFTGPNAVYVTSSGGKNRKIVADFCTISCQYNHLYSNPKCGKIPTTAPSTTMYMTTPMAPAAAQCSVPTTQGQASGCHPKCGQAVYRGKCLSNGRCLCWWGWTGPNSCYVNGGVYNNRILADFCGKACHYTHDYRNARCATFKAMTTSTAPSSTPGVASTTPHTGSTASSTQPTKVQKQCDPRCTRFGQGTCRPDGLCLCWWGWTGPNATYITTGSLTNRIEALYCNEPCHYTHDHVNASCARIPVPKTCSVPSNSTPSIPCDKQCGAGVYHGKCLSDGRCLCWWGWTGPEACYVDGGTYNNRIIADYCNDACHYTHDHRNESCVKKTAPELSTPASTGQATSVPSTANSMPFTVQPTSEETTSTASTIAQTSTAAPRGSSTEGRTSTRETATSSINTEATSRQPSTATQPPPEPTEPLEPTEPTEPPVLGIFEQKHFADSGEERKLAGGEPAVPQDSSVEGAASHKKKGESPKRISYGVVSLGVIACVLGVAVIAWWAHKYRTRASGYRPVDDDTAYLMGEMGSQ
- the LOC5509816 gene encoding mucin-2 isoform X1 codes for the protein MKRAVYSLVLLALFVNYSFAVICSHFCGLNSSKCLANGRCLCYWGFTGPNAVYVTSSGGKNRKIVADFCTISCQYNHLYSNPKCGKIPTTAPSTTMYMTTPMAPAAAQCSVPTTQGQASGCHPKCGQAVYRGKCLSNGRCLCWWGWTGPNSCYVNGGVYNNRILADFCGKACHYTHDYRNARCATFKAMTTSTAPSSTPGVASTTPHTGSTASSTQPTKVQKQCDPRCTRFGQGTCRPDGLCLCWWGWTGPNATYITTGSLTNRIEALYCNEPCHYTHDHVNASCARIPVPKTCSVPSNSTPSIPCDKQCGAGVYHGKCLSDGRCLCWWGWTGPEACYVDGGTYNNRIIADYCNDACHYTHDHRNESCVKKTAPELSTPASTGQATSVPSTANSMPFTVQPTSEETTSTASTIAQTSTAAPRGSSTEGRTSTRETATSSINTEATSRQPSTATQVSGPSLPMQHSTEHHSTSGVASPSTKQPSTALTTTKQPTTQQTTTNLPSTRQPTTNQQTTTTLPSTKQPTTTQQTTTTIPSTKQPTTTQQTTTTLPSTKQPTTTQQTTTTLPSTKQPTTPQLTTTTFPSTKQPTTTQQTTATLPSTKQPTTTQQTTATLPTPSTKPTTVSPTTRQPPPEPTEPLEPTEPTEPPVLGIFEQKHFADSGEERKLAGGEPAVPQDSSVEGAASHKKKGESPKRISYGVVSLGVIACVLGVAVIAWWAHKYRTRASGYRPVDDDTAYLMGEMGSQ